A window of Lysobacterales bacterium contains these coding sequences:
- a CDS encoding NAD(P)H-dependent oxidoreductase, with translation MKLLHIDASALGENSVTRTLTAAVVARFRTADPALEVLRWDLDAEPLPHLTAASLAQADPAETARAQAALADFLAADVLVIGAPMYNFSVPSTLKAWIDRIAVAGTTFRYTEKGAEGLARGKRAILAISQGGVHAPGGASDFQESYLRFVLGFLGITDIEVVRAQGVNLSPQQRVQALDQALAELPAVLPRAA, from the coding sequence ATGAAACTGCTGCACATCGACGCCAGCGCGCTGGGCGAGAACAGCGTCACCCGCACCCTCACCGCCGCCGTGGTCGCGCGCTTCCGGACCGCCGACCCGGCCCTGGAGGTGCTGCGCTGGGACCTGGATGCCGAGCCGCTGCCGCATCTGACCGCCGCCAGCCTGGCCCAGGCCGACCCGGCCGAGACCGCCCGCGCGCAGGCGGCGCTGGCCGACTTCCTCGCTGCCGACGTGCTGGTGATCGGCGCGCCCATGTACAACTTCAGCGTGCCCTCGACCCTGAAAGCCTGGATCGACCGCATCGCGGTCGCCGGCACCACCTTCCGCTATACCGAGAAGGGCGCCGAGGGCCTGGCGCGCGGCAAGCGGGCGATCCTGGCGATCAGCCAGGGCGGCGTCCACGCGCCCGGCGGCGCCAGCGATTTCCAGGAGAGCTACCTGCGCTTCGTGCTCGGCTTCCTGGGCATCACCGACATCGAGGTGGTGCGCGCCCAGGGCGTCAACCTGTCGCCGCAGCAGCGCGTGCAGGCGCTCGACCAGGCCCTGGCCGAGCTGCCGGCCGTGCTGCCGCGGGCGGCGTGA